The following coding sequences are from one bacterium window:
- a CDS encoding CopG family transcriptional regulator encodes MMVRTQIYLTEKERDGLAVLAEASGKKQSELIRNAVDIFICQSSPGHRQAVLKEAAGVWQHRTDLPDFTEVRKSLDRS; translated from the coding sequence ATGATGGTCCGGACACAAATATATCTAACAGAGAAAGAGCGGGATGGGTTGGCCGTTTTAGCCGAGGCAAGCGGAAAAAAGCAAAGCGAGTTGATCAGGAATGCCGTTGACATCTTCATTTGTCAATCCAGCCCGGGACATCGTCAAGCCGTGCTGAAGGAAGCGGCTGGCGTTTGGCAGCACCGTACGGACCTTCCCGACTTCACGGAAGTGCGCAAAAGCCTGGATCGGAGTTAA
- a CDS encoding type II toxin-antitoxin system VapC family toxin — MTPRPVLIDTDVLIDFLRGLDKAGNLIRAHQAQIILSAISVAELYAGVKGDKELATLNAFVDLFRVVPVSTEIARLAGLHKRDFHKSHGIGLADAIMAATTKAENAEFKTLNIKHYPMLKGLSPAYSK; from the coding sequence ATGACACCCCGCCCCGTATTGATTGACACCGACGTGCTGATTGACTTTCTCCGGGGGCTTGACAAAGCGGGGAACCTCATCAGGGCACATCAGGCTCAAATCATTCTTTCCGCCATCAGCGTTGCCGAACTCTATGCAGGAGTAAAGGGCGACAAGGAACTCGCCACACTCAATGCCTTTGTCGATCTCTTTCGGGTTGTCCCAGTCTCGACGGAGATCGCCCGCCTGGCAGGCCTTCACAAGCGCGACTTCCATAAATCACATGGTATTGGTCTCGCCGATGCCATTATGGCGGCAACGACCAAAGCCGAGAACGCAGAATTCAAGACCCTCAACATCAAGCACTACCCCATGCTTAAAGGGCTCTCGCCTGCCTACTCAAAATAA